From a single Oreochromis niloticus isolate F11D_XX linkage group LG3, O_niloticus_UMD_NMBU, whole genome shotgun sequence genomic region:
- the LOC100699880 gene encoding uncharacterized protein LOC100699880 has translation MASSNLLGRIRNHPQPPTPALAITKVILCGMPIAQIAIGTIYLNECPREHYIPIYLIVVGVFGLILSLLSCLPCARESEEGTSNPLSTICTTWNSLTSVFLFCWFIAGNVWIYSIYQPNYTKNATDVSSYCNKTLYLFAFWTTTLVYILIGLFFVCGFLVLLCFCLCGRADPDDDV, from the exons ATGGCGAGCAGTAACCTTCTGGGACGCATCCGGAACCATCCTCAACCCCCAACACCCGCACTAG CGATTACAAAGGTGATTTTGTGCGGCATGCCCATTGCTCAGATTGCTATTG GGACAATATACCTTAATGAGTGTCCGCGTGAGCACTACATCCCCATCTATCTGATAGTGGTGGGAGTCTTTGGCCTGATTCTGTCGTTGCTCTCCTGCTTGCCCTGCGCCAGGGAGTCTGAAGAAGGCACCTCCAACCCTCTGAGCACAATCTGCACAACCTGGAACTCACTgacatctgtctttctcttctGCTGGTTTATCGCTG gtaATGTATGGATCTACTCTATTTATCAGCCCAACTACACCAAAAACGCAACAGATGTGAGCTCCTACTGCAACAAGACCCTTTACCTGTTTGCCTTCTGGACCACCACTTTGGTTTACATCCTGATCGGTTTGTTTTTCGTGTGCGGCTTCTTGGTCCTCCTCTGCTTCTGCCTGTGTGGCCGCGCCGATCCCGACGACGACGTGTAA